A part of Pararhizobium sp. A13 genomic DNA contains:
- a CDS encoding ABC transporter ATP-binding protein, which translates to MIKLDNIQVVFGKGTPLEKRALNGIGLTIDEGTFVTVIGSNGAGKSTVLGVLAGDVLPTAGQVTIGNTDVTRKGTAARAGLVARVFQDPLAGSCGALSIEENLALAARRGEKRGLAPALGAKRREHFRERIAELNLGLENRMRDRMDLLSGGQRQAVSLVMATLAGSEVLLLDEHTAALDPGMAEFIMNLTQKIVSERKLTALMVTHSMRQALDFGHRTIMLHAGEVVLDVSGDSRKTLQVEDLIAMFRRIRGQTLDDDALLIG; encoded by the coding sequence ATGATCAAGCTCGACAACATTCAGGTCGTCTTCGGCAAGGGAACGCCGCTTGAAAAGCGGGCGCTGAACGGCATCGGCCTCACCATCGACGAAGGCACCTTCGTTACCGTCATCGGCTCGAACGGCGCCGGCAAATCGACCGTGCTTGGCGTACTCGCCGGCGACGTGCTGCCGACCGCCGGTCAGGTCACGATCGGCAACACCGATGTCACCCGCAAGGGAACCGCCGCCCGCGCCGGGCTCGTTGCCCGCGTCTTCCAGGACCCGTTGGCGGGAAGCTGCGGGGCGCTGTCGATCGAGGAAAACCTGGCGCTTGCCGCAAGGCGCGGCGAAAAGCGCGGCCTGGCGCCGGCGCTTGGGGCCAAACGCCGCGAACATTTTCGCGAACGCATCGCCGAGCTCAATCTCGGCCTTGAAAACCGCATGAGGGACCGCATGGACCTGCTCTCGGGCGGCCAGCGCCAGGCGGTTTCGCTGGTCATGGCGACGCTCGCCGGCTCCGAAGTGCTGCTGCTTGATGAGCATACGGCAGCACTCGATCCCGGCATGGCCGAGTTCATCATGAACCTCACCCAGAAGATCGTCTCGGAGCGCAAGTTGACGGCGTTGATGGTCACCCACTCGATGCGCCAGGCACTCGATTTCGGTCACCGCACGATCATGCTGCATGCCGGTGAAGTCGTGCTCGACGTTTCGGGCGACAGCCGCAAGACGCTGCAGGTCGAGGACCTCATCGCCATGTTCCGCCGCATCCGCGGCCAGACGCTGGATGACGACGCGCTGCTGATCGGCTGA
- a CDS encoding LysE family translocator, with protein sequence MDFLPSLPTLLAFTAATLLLAATPGPDMTLSISRALSQGKAAAFFIVIGTSLGCVVHTLLVAFGISALITASPTAFMILKTGGAAYLFWLAVQAIRYGSSLSVKKVEDTGASAMANISTGLWVNLLNPKVIIFFMTFLPQFVTANDPAVTQKLLFLGFFFIAAAMPVNVLVILTADWLSGWLQRRKSVMRGIDYTFAGVFSIFAVKILFTQTR encoded by the coding sequence ATGGATTTTCTGCCCAGCCTGCCGACCCTTCTCGCCTTCACCGCCGCAACGCTGCTTCTGGCCGCGACGCCGGGTCCTGACATGACGCTGTCGATCAGCCGGGCGCTGTCGCAGGGCAAGGCAGCCGCGTTCTTCATCGTGATCGGCACGAGCCTTGGCTGCGTCGTGCACACGCTTCTCGTCGCCTTCGGTATCTCGGCGCTGATCACCGCTTCGCCGACAGCCTTCATGATCCTCAAGACCGGCGGTGCGGCCTATCTGTTCTGGCTGGCGGTGCAGGCGATCCGTTACGGATCGAGCCTGTCGGTGAAAAAGGTGGAGGATACCGGCGCATCCGCCATGGCCAATATTTCGACGGGGCTATGGGTCAATCTGCTGAACCCGAAGGTCATCATCTTCTTCATGACCTTTCTGCCGCAATTCGTCACCGCCAATGATCCGGCCGTGACACAGAAGTTGCTCTTCCTCGGCTTCTTCTTCATCGCCGCGGCGATGCCGGTCAACGTGCTGGTGATCCTGACTGCCGATTGGCTGTCGGGCTGGCTGCAGCGCAGGAAGAGCGTCATGCGCGGCATCGACTACACGTTTGCAGGCGTTTTTTCGATCTTTGCGGTGAAGATCCTGTTCACGCAGACGCGCTGA
- a CDS encoding BA14K family protein has translation MRKLAIILVSLITAFTSITPAQAFPPVNMATAVKNPDVIDVRHRRYHGGHYSGYGRDHYRHGYYRGHHGHNYGGAVIGGLAAGMVFGSMLGYPYYGSSYYGSSYYGPGAYYGPGAYYGYGPRAFYGPRAYYGPRAYYGPRAYYGRGAYYGGNAHVRSCFARYRSYRAWDNTYQPYYGPRRLCW, from the coding sequence ATGAGAAAACTCGCGATCATTTTGGTGTCGCTGATCACAGCCTTCACAAGCATTACACCGGCACAGGCTTTCCCGCCCGTCAATATGGCCACCGCCGTTAAAAATCCGGATGTCATCGACGTCCGTCACCGGCGCTATCATGGCGGGCACTACTCCGGCTACGGGCGAGACCACTACCGCCACGGCTATTACCGCGGACACCACGGGCACAACTATGGTGGCGCGGTTATCGGTGGTCTTGCGGCCGGCATGGTCTTCGGCAGCATGCTCGGCTACCCGTACTATGGCTCGAGCTACTATGGATCGAGTTACTATGGCCCAGGGGCTTACTATGGCCCGGGGGCTTACTATGGCTATGGCCCCAGAGCTTTTTATGGTCCCAGAGCTTACTATGGTCCCAGAGCCTACTATGGTCCTAGAGCGTATTACGGCCGCGGAGCTTACTACGGCGGCAACGCACATGTTCGCTCGTGCTTTGCCCGTTATCGCTCCTATCGCGCGTGGGATAACACCTACCAGCCGTATTATGGCCCTCGCCGGCTGTGCTGGTAA
- a CDS encoding argininosuccinate synthase yields the protein MAKQVKKVVLAYSGGLDTSIILKWLQTELGAEVVTFTADLGQGEELEPARKKAEMLGIKEIYIKDVREEFVKDFVFPMFRANAVYEGVYLLGTSIARPLISKHLIDIARETGADAIAHGATGKGNDQVRFELSAYALNPDIKIIAPWRDWSFKSRTDLLEFAEKHQIPVAKDKKGEAPFSVDANLLHSSSEGKVLEDPAQEAPEYVHMRTISPEAAPDKATVIKIGFEKGDAVSINGVRLSPASLLAKLNEYGRDNGIGRLDLVENRFVGMKSRGVYETPGGTILLTAHRTIESITLDRGAAHLKDEIMPRYAELIYYGFWFSPEREMLQALIDKSQEHVEGEVTLKLYKGNVMVTGRESAKSLYSDKLVTFEDDQGAYDQKDAAGFIKLNALRLRTLAARNRDK from the coding sequence ATGGCAAAGCAAGTGAAAAAGGTCGTCCTCGCCTATTCCGGCGGTCTCGACACCTCCATCATCCTCAAGTGGCTGCAGACCGAACTGGGCGCGGAAGTCGTCACCTTCACCGCCGACCTCGGCCAGGGCGAGGAACTCGAGCCGGCCCGCAAGAAGGCGGAGATGCTCGGCATCAAGGAAATCTACATCAAGGACGTCCGCGAGGAGTTCGTGAAGGATTTCGTTTTCCCGATGTTCCGCGCCAACGCCGTCTATGAAGGCGTCTACCTGCTCGGCACCTCGATCGCCCGGCCGCTGATCTCCAAGCACCTGATCGACATCGCCCGCGAAACAGGCGCCGACGCGATCGCCCACGGCGCGACCGGCAAGGGCAACGACCAGGTCCGTTTCGAACTGTCGGCTTACGCGCTGAATCCCGACATCAAGATCATTGCCCCCTGGCGCGACTGGTCGTTCAAGAGCCGCACCGACCTGCTGGAATTCGCCGAAAAGCACCAGATTCCGGTTGCCAAGGACAAGAAGGGCGAAGCGCCGTTCTCCGTCGACGCCAACCTCCTGCACTCGTCCTCCGAGGGCAAGGTGCTCGAAGACCCGGCGCAGGAAGCCCCTGAATACGTGCACATGCGCACGATCTCGCCGGAAGCCGCTCCGGACAAGGCGACCGTCATCAAGATCGGTTTCGAAAAGGGCGATGCCGTCTCGATCAACGGTGTCCGCCTCTCGCCGGCATCCCTGTTGGCCAAGCTCAACGAATATGGCCGCGACAACGGCATCGGTCGTCTCGACCTCGTCGAAAACCGTTTCGTCGGCATGAAGTCGCGCGGTGTCTACGAAACCCCCGGCGGCACCATCCTGCTCACCGCCCATCGCACCATCGAATCGATCACACTCGACCGCGGAGCTGCGCATCTCAAGGACGAGATCATGCCGCGTTACGCCGAGCTGATCTACTACGGCTTCTGGTTCTCTCCGGAACGCGAGATGCTGCAGGCGCTGATCGACAAGAGCCAGGAACATGTCGAGGGCGAAGTGACGCTGAAGCTCTACAAGGGCAACGTCATGGTCACCGGCCGCGAGAGCGCAAAGTCGCTCTATTCCGACAAGCTGGTCACCTTCGAGGACGACCAGGGCGCCTACGACCAGAAGGACGCCGCCGGCTTCATCAAGCTCAATGCGCTGCGCCTGCGCACACTGGCTGCCCGCAACCGCGACAAGTAA
- a CDS encoding multidrug effflux MFS transporter — protein sequence MSVRMSERRTSMLGALLATLGPISMSIYTPAMPELVQAFGTTESMIKLTLSVYFGGFSIAQLVAGPMSDAFGRKNATLAFVGINLLGSLVCAFAPSVEWLLAGRLVQGIGASVGITVARAVVRDQFTGVEASRIMNLIGIMLAIGPAMAPTLGGLALAAFGWQAIFFLLIGFSLLVAGAVIAFMRETSVPDRSRARPSRLLAAYGELVSHWRFLLGALVLGGSIGTLYAQATMLPFILIERVGMTPTAFGIGMLGQTVPYFLGSVCLRLVSPRLGGEGSVRAGLVSLGLAGLLAGLSVQLVEPSYVSIMVPVGFLSFGIAFLTPHMTTATLLPFPHIAGSASAMLGFIQMGCGFLGGFAAALIGIPLTAFGIIIPAMTLTAIASYCLFLHVTRRTVMAETAAGE from the coding sequence ATGAGCGTCCGGATGAGCGAGCGCCGCACCAGCATGCTCGGCGCATTGCTGGCGACCCTTGGACCGATCTCCATGTCGATCTACACGCCGGCCATGCCGGAGTTGGTGCAGGCCTTCGGCACCACGGAATCGATGATCAAGCTGACACTCTCCGTCTATTTTGGCGGTTTTTCCATCGCGCAACTCGTTGCCGGGCCGATGTCGGATGCCTTTGGCCGCAAAAACGCGACGCTGGCGTTCGTCGGCATCAACCTCCTGGGCAGCCTCGTCTGCGCCTTCGCACCATCCGTGGAATGGCTGCTCGCCGGCCGGCTGGTCCAGGGTATCGGCGCTTCGGTCGGCATCACCGTCGCCCGCGCCGTCGTCCGGGACCAGTTCACCGGCGTCGAAGCATCGCGCATCATGAACCTGATCGGCATCATGCTGGCAATCGGCCCCGCCATGGCGCCGACGCTCGGCGGGCTGGCGCTGGCCGCCTTCGGCTGGCAGGCGATCTTCTTCCTCCTGATCGGGTTCAGCTTGCTGGTCGCTGGCGCCGTCATTGCCTTCATGCGTGAAACCAGCGTCCCCGATCGATCTCGCGCCCGACCGTCGAGGCTGCTTGCCGCCTATGGCGAACTGGTCTCCCACTGGCGGTTCCTCCTTGGGGCGCTGGTTCTCGGAGGGTCGATTGGAACGCTCTATGCGCAGGCGACGATGCTGCCATTCATCCTGATCGAGCGTGTCGGGATGACGCCGACCGCCTTCGGGATCGGCATGCTGGGGCAAACGGTGCCTTATTTCCTCGGATCGGTCTGCCTGCGGCTGGTGTCGCCTCGGCTCGGTGGTGAGGGTTCTGTTCGCGCCGGCCTCGTCTCGCTCGGGCTTGCCGGCCTGCTGGCGGGGCTCTCCGTGCAGCTGGTCGAGCCGAGCTATGTCTCGATCATGGTGCCGGTTGGGTTCCTGAGTTTCGGCATCGCATTCCTCACGCCCCACATGACGACGGCGACCCTGCTCCCCTTTCCGCATATCGCGGGCTCCGCCTCGGCAATGCTGGGCTTCATCCAGATGGGTTGCGGCTTCCTCGGCGGCTTCGCGGCGGCGCTGATCGGCATTCCGCTCACGGCGTTCGGGATCATCATCCCGGCGATGACCCTGACGGCGATCGCAAGCTATTGCCTGTTCCTGCACGTCACCCGGCGGACTGTCATGGCGGAAACGGCGGCCGGCGAATAG
- a CDS encoding MarR family transcriptional regulator: protein MPVRLESDTIGMLLTDVSRLLRGAFDRRIAASGLGVTPGEARALIQVAATEGIKQADIAIRMGIEPMTLSTYLDRLEGLGLVERVPDPCDRRAKNVVVTARADLLLLNIRKEVRALMDQVTAGLDADGREALRLSLKGLRENLHLLDRCGSADKKGIAE from the coding sequence ATGCCCGTCAGATTAGAAAGCGATACGATCGGTATGTTGCTGACCGATGTGTCGCGGCTTTTGCGCGGCGCCTTCGACCGGCGCATCGCAGCGTCCGGCCTCGGCGTGACACCGGGAGAGGCCCGCGCGCTGATCCAGGTCGCGGCCACCGAAGGCATCAAGCAGGCGGATATCGCGATCCGGATGGGCATCGAACCGATGACGCTCTCGACCTATCTCGATCGGCTTGAAGGACTTGGGCTCGTCGAGCGGGTTCCCGACCCCTGCGACCGGCGGGCCAAGAACGTGGTTGTCACAGCCAGGGCGGATCTGCTGCTCCTCAATATCCGCAAGGAAGTGCGCGCGCTGATGGACCAGGTAACGGCTGGCCTGGACGCCGATGGTCGCGAGGCATTGCGGCTGAGCCTCAAGGGCTTGCGCGAGAACCTGCATCTGCTGGATCGTTGCGGGTCCGCCGACAAGAAGGGTATTGCCGAATGA
- a CDS encoding LysE family translocator has protein sequence MTQALLFGAFLAALFYVLIPGPAFLALLGIGAGQGRTAGALFMGGHLAGDLLWSALALVAIVGAKTVGSTIFDILGLLCGFYLAWIGWTALRAKPRGENRPLLTVERPYRRGLIFGLTNPKGYPVALATFTALLASSSNVLDFHALPALLAVSVLGFLVAYAILIGIIGASVVRRFYRRHELAIVRLSGVLFMGFAVQAIWHAAPGLLGVRKA, from the coding sequence ATGACGCAGGCCCTGCTCTTCGGCGCCTTTTTGGCGGCACTGTTCTACGTGCTCATTCCCGGCCCAGCCTTTCTTGCCCTGCTCGGCATCGGCGCCGGTCAGGGCCGCACGGCGGGCGCACTGTTCATGGGCGGCCATCTGGCGGGCGATCTTCTCTGGTCGGCGCTGGCGCTGGTGGCGATCGTCGGTGCCAAGACTGTCGGCAGCACGATCTTCGATATTCTCGGTCTGCTCTGCGGCTTCTATCTCGCCTGGATCGGCTGGACGGCGCTCCGGGCGAAGCCCCGCGGCGAAAACCGGCCCTTGCTCACCGTCGAACGGCCTTATCGCCGCGGCCTCATTTTCGGCCTCACCAACCCCAAGGGATATCCAGTGGCGCTTGCCACGTTTACGGCCCTGCTTGCCAGCTCCTCGAATGTACTGGATTTCCACGCCTTGCCGGCGCTGCTCGCCGTGTCCGTCCTCGGATTTCTCGTCGCCTACGCTATCCTGATCGGCATCATCGGCGCGTCCGTCGTGCGGCGTTTCTATCGCAGACACGAACTAGCCATCGTCCGGCTTTCGGGCGTGCTGTTCATGGGCTTTGCCGTGCAGGCGATCTGGCATGCGGCGCCGGGGCTACTGGGCGTCCGCAAGGCTTGA
- a CDS encoding M3 family metallopeptidase has translation MTSSPALNPAITDWNGPDGLPRFEAVSDGDFAPAFDVALAEHQAEIDAIADDADAPTFENTIVALEIAGDRLSRVSSLFWNRAGAHTNDAIQALERDIAPKMSRHYSKIGMNAALFARIDALWEGRDKLGLDLEATRVLERHWKGFVKSGAKLPKAEQERLAAINETLASLGAKFGQNVLADEKSWALVLDNEGDLAGLPQFLRDSMAAAASDRGENGEYAVTLSRSIIEPFLTFSEKRDLREQAFKAWVARGANGGGTDNRDIIRETLALRAEKAQLLGYENYAALKLDNTMAKTPEAVNGLLTQVWEKAVVRAREEEADLTALIAAEGRNHPVMPWDWRHYAEKLRAQKFNFSESELKPYLQLEKIIDACFDVAQRLFGITATEKKGVRGYHPDVRVFDIRDADGKLVALFLGDYFARASKRSGAWMSSFQSQHRLPLKSGAIGELPIIYNVCNFAKPADGKPALLSLDDARTLFHEFGHALHGMLSDVTYPSVSGTSVSRDFVELPSQLYEHWLTVPAILKKYAVHEATGEPMPQQLLDKVLAARTFNSGFATVEFTSSALVDMAFHTQGTVADPMAVQAEVLEKIGMPASIVMRHATPHFQHVFSGDGYSAGYYSYMWSEVLDADAFAAFEETGDAFDRETAKKLKDNIYSVGGAIDPEDAYKAFRGKLPSPEAMLRKKGLAMMEELSGSDA, from the coding sequence ATGACTTCGAGCCCCGCGCTGAACCCCGCCATCACCGACTGGAATGGCCCGGATGGCCTGCCCCGCTTCGAGGCGGTCAGCGATGGCGATTTTGCGCCGGCATTCGACGTAGCGCTTGCCGAGCATCAGGCGGAGATCGATGCCATCGCCGATGATGCCGATGCGCCGACCTTCGAAAACACCATCGTGGCGCTGGAGATCGCGGGCGACCGGCTGTCGCGCGTCTCCTCACTGTTCTGGAACCGCGCCGGTGCCCATACCAACGACGCGATCCAGGCGCTGGAGCGCGATATCGCGCCAAAGATGTCGCGGCACTATTCGAAGATCGGCATGAACGCAGCACTTTTTGCCCGCATCGACGCGCTGTGGGAAGGCCGCGACAAGCTGGGGCTCGACCTTGAGGCGACGCGCGTCCTCGAGCGGCACTGGAAGGGTTTCGTCAAATCGGGCGCGAAACTGCCGAAGGCCGAGCAGGAGCGGTTGGCGGCGATCAACGAGACGCTCGCAAGCCTCGGTGCGAAGTTCGGGCAGAACGTGCTGGCGGACGAGAAAAGCTGGGCGCTGGTTCTCGACAATGAAGGCGATCTCGCGGGCCTGCCCCAGTTCCTGAGAGATTCCATGGCCGCCGCCGCGAGCGATCGTGGCGAGAACGGCGAATATGCCGTCACCCTGTCGCGCTCGATCATCGAGCCGTTCCTGACCTTTTCCGAAAAGCGTGACCTGCGCGAACAGGCCTTCAAGGCCTGGGTCGCCCGCGGTGCCAATGGCGGCGGGACCGACAATCGCGACATCATCCGCGAAACGCTGGCCCTGCGCGCCGAAAAGGCACAGCTGCTCGGCTACGAAAACTATGCGGCGCTGAAGCTCGACAATACGATGGCCAAGACGCCGGAGGCTGTGAACGGGCTTCTTACCCAGGTCTGGGAAAAGGCGGTCGTTCGAGCGCGGGAAGAAGAGGCCGATCTTACCGCGTTGATCGCGGCGGAGGGCCGCAACCACCCGGTCATGCCCTGGGACTGGCGCCACTACGCCGAAAAACTGCGGGCGCAGAAATTCAACTTCTCCGAAAGCGAGCTCAAACCCTACCTGCAGCTCGAAAAGATCATCGACGCTTGCTTCGACGTGGCGCAGCGGCTGTTCGGCATCACGGCAACGGAGAAGAAGGGCGTCAGAGGATATCATCCGGATGTCCGGGTGTTCGACATCCGCGACGCGGACGGCAAGCTCGTTGCGTTGTTCCTCGGCGATTATTTCGCCCGCGCCTCGAAGCGCTCCGGCGCCTGGATGAGTTCCTTCCAGTCCCAACATCGCCTGCCGCTGAAGAGCGGCGCGATCGGCGAGCTACCGATCATCTACAATGTCTGCAATTTCGCCAAGCCGGCGGACGGCAAGCCCGCCCTGCTGTCGCTCGACGATGCCCGCACCTTATTTCACGAATTCGGCCACGCCCTGCACGGCATGCTGTCGGATGTGACCTATCCCTCCGTTTCCGGCACCAGCGTCTCGCGCGACTTCGTCGAACTGCCCTCGCAGCTTTACGAACATTGGCTGACGGTCCCAGCGATCTTGAAGAAATATGCCGTGCACGAGGCAACCGGTGAGCCGATGCCGCAGCAATTGCTCGACAAGGTCCTCGCCGCCCGCACCTTCAATTCAGGCTTCGCCACCGTCGAGTTCACCTCCTCGGCGCTGGTGGATATGGCGTTTCATACGCAGGGCACGGTCGCGGATCCGATGGCGGTGCAGGCGGAGGTCTTGGAAAAGATCGGTATGCCGGCCTCGATCGTCATGCGCCACGCGACGCCGCATTTCCAGCACGTCTTTTCCGGCGACGGCTACTCGGCCGGCTACTATTCCTACATGTGGTCGGAAGTGCTCGACGCCGATGCCTTCGCAGCCTTCGAGGAAACGGGTGATGCCTTCGATCGAGAAACGGCGAAAAAGCTGAAGGACAACATCTATTCCGTCGGCGGCGCCATCGATCCGGAAGATGCCTACAAGGCCTTCCGCGGCAAACTCCCGAGTCCGGAGGCAATGCTGAGGAAAAAGGGGCTGGCAATGATGGAGGAACTGTCCGGCTCCGACGCTTGA
- a CDS encoding alkaline phosphatase gives MATIQDTLTRRSFLLSAGAAGFAATSVLAKPFYARNFGRPSFTHGVQSGDVDTKSGMIWTRVDRPSRIAVEYSTTESFTSPVRLPSIDALPNSDFAAKCLLDNLLPDQDIFYRFTAADLYDSNSVSEPIVGRFRTAPLDRRSVRFVWSGDTAGQGWGIDDVGMKTYSTMKLHEPDFFIHSGDTIYADNPIPDEIPLRDGTLWKNRIVTPEKREVARTLDEYRGQWKYNLLDEHVRAMNAVCPTFYQWDDHEVLNNWSASTDLRDDPRYPEKDVSVYAARAMRAFQDMTPIRSIPAQPGRIFRKIPYGRLLEVFFVDLRSYRGANQGDAKADLFGWRQVDWLKRELAASKATWKVIACDMPLGLVVWDDYAHRRGSDAIANGDNGQPSGREREFADVLRFIRDNAIENIVWLTADVHYTAAHHYDPARGAFKDFLPFWEFVSGPLHSGTYGPKELDMTFGPEVRFVKASGTGIDQNLPPSAGLQFFGLVDINGQTEQMTVRLMDREDQELWRVTLDPAGNSV, from the coding sequence TTGGCGACTATCCAGGATACTCTGACCCGCCGCTCCTTTCTGCTTTCTGCGGGGGCGGCAGGCTTTGCGGCCACGTCGGTTCTTGCCAAGCCCTTCTATGCGCGAAACTTCGGCAGGCCTTCCTTCACCCACGGCGTCCAGTCTGGCGATGTCGATACCAAGTCCGGCATGATCTGGACTCGGGTGGATCGCCCATCGCGCATTGCTGTCGAGTATTCGACGACCGAGAGCTTTACATCGCCTGTACGACTGCCGTCGATCGACGCTCTGCCGAACAGCGATTTCGCCGCAAAGTGCCTGCTCGACAACCTGCTGCCCGATCAAGACATCTTCTACCGCTTCACCGCGGCCGACCTTTACGACAGCAACAGCGTCTCCGAGCCGATCGTCGGCCGCTTCCGCACCGCGCCGCTTGATAGGCGTTCCGTCCGCTTCGTCTGGTCCGGTGACACGGCCGGACAGGGCTGGGGCATCGACGATGTCGGCATGAAGACCTATTCGACGATGAAGCTGCACGAACCGGACTTCTTCATCCATTCCGGCGATACGATCTATGCGGACAATCCGATCCCCGACGAGATACCGCTCAGGGACGGGACACTGTGGAAGAACCGCATTGTCACGCCCGAGAAACGGGAGGTGGCACGAACGCTGGACGAATATCGCGGCCAGTGGAAATACAATCTTCTCGACGAGCACGTCCGCGCCATGAACGCCGTTTGTCCAACCTTCTATCAGTGGGACGACCACGAGGTGCTGAACAACTGGTCGGCATCGACCGACCTTCGCGACGATCCGCGCTATCCGGAAAAGGATGTCTCGGTCTACGCGGCGCGCGCCATGCGCGCCTTCCAGGACATGACGCCGATCCGCTCCATTCCGGCCCAACCGGGACGCATCTTCCGCAAAATCCCCTATGGCCGGCTGCTCGAAGTCTTCTTCGTCGACCTGCGCTCCTATCGCGGCGCCAACCAGGGCGACGCGAAGGCCGATCTCTTCGGCTGGCGCCAAGTGGACTGGCTGAAGCGGGAACTGGCCGCCTCCAAGGCCACCTGGAAGGTGATTGCCTGCGACATGCCGCTCGGCCTTGTCGTCTGGGACGACTACGCCCATCGCCGCGGCTCAGACGCGATCGCCAATGGCGACAACGGCCAGCCCAGCGGGCGCGAGCGGGAATTCGCCGATGTCCTACGCTTCATCCGCGACAATGCCATAGAGAACATCGTCTGGCTGACCGCCGACGTGCACTATACCGCAGCCCACCACTACGACCCCGCCCGCGGCGCCTTCAAGGATTTCCTGCCCTTCTGGGAGTTCGTCTCCGGCCCGCTGCATTCCGGCACCTATGGGCCGAAAGAACTGGACATGACCTTTGGCCCCGAAGTGCGCTTCGTCAAGGCCTCCGGCACCGGCATCGACCAGAACCTGCCGCCTTCGGCCGGCCTGCAATTCTTCGGCCTCGTCGATATCAACGGCCAGACCGAACAGATGACGGTCAGGCTGATGGACCGGGAGGATCAGGAGTTGTGGCGGGTCACGCTCGATCCGGCGGGAAACAGCGTATAG